From the Rhodoferax mekongensis genome, one window contains:
- the accD gene encoding acetyl-CoA carboxylase, carboxyltransferase subunit beta, producing the protein MSWLEKLLPPKIQHTDPTERRSVPEGLWIKCPSCEAVLYKTDLEQNQNVCPGCGHHHRIGARARLNAFLDNEGRFEIGQEVIPVDALKFKDSRKYPERLKEALENTGETDALIVMGGAVHGVSLVAACFEFEFMGGSMGSVVGERFVRGVETAIEQKVPFVCFTATGGARMQEGLLSLMQMAKTNAALTRLAKKGLPYISVLTDPTMGGVSAGFAFLGDIVIAEPKALIGFAGPRVIESTVRVTLPEGFQRSEFLQTKGAIDFISDRRELRKTIAETLAMLQRQPADSVM; encoded by the coding sequence ATGAGTTGGTTGGAAAAACTGCTACCCCCCAAGATTCAACACACCGACCCTACGGAGCGCCGCAGCGTGCCCGAAGGCCTGTGGATCAAGTGCCCCAGCTGCGAAGCCGTGCTCTACAAAACCGATCTGGAGCAGAACCAGAACGTGTGCCCCGGCTGTGGCCACCACCACCGCATTGGTGCGCGTGCGCGCCTGAATGCTTTTCTGGACAACGAAGGCCGGTTTGAAATCGGCCAAGAAGTCATTCCCGTCGATGCACTCAAGTTCAAAGACAGCCGCAAATACCCAGAGCGTCTGAAAGAGGCACTGGAAAACACCGGCGAGACAGATGCCCTGATCGTCATGGGCGGTGCGGTGCACGGGGTGAGCCTGGTGGCAGCGTGCTTTGAATTTGAATTCATGGGCGGCTCCATGGGCTCCGTGGTCGGCGAACGCTTTGTGCGCGGCGTGGAGACTGCCATTGAGCAAAAAGTACCTTTTGTGTGCTTCACCGCCACGGGTGGCGCCCGCATGCAGGAAGGCTTGTTGAGCCTGATGCAAATGGCCAAGACCAATGCGGCGCTAACCCGCTTGGCCAAAAAGGGCCTTCCCTACATCAGCGTGCTCACCGACCCCACTATGGGCGGCGTAAGCGCGGGTTTTGCCTTCTTGGGTGACATCGTGATTGCCGAACCCAAGGCCCTGATCGGTTTTGCCGGCCCCCGCGTGATCGAGTCCACCGTGCGGGTGACTCTGCCTGAAGGCTTTCAGCGCTCCGAATTCCTGCAAACCAAGGGTGCGATCGACTTCATCTCCGACCGCCGCGAACTTCGCAAGACGATTGCCGAGACTTTGGCGATGTTGCAACGCCAGCCTGCGGACTCGGTGATGTAA
- a CDS encoding pseudouridine synthase, translating into MQNTPRRPRLSVRAAPSPPTPASESRLICFNKPYGVLSQFTPEGRWRGLQDFIDLPGVYVAGRLDADSEGLLLLTNDGKLQARISDPRFKMEKTYWVQVEGEPDDAALTALRQGVMLNDGITLPARAQRIPPPEGLWERDPPVRVRQTIPTSWIELVIREGRNRQVRRMTAAVGYPTLRLIRAAIGPYRLQGLPQGTWKDDSPSAM; encoded by the coding sequence ATGCAGAACACCCCGCGCCGCCCTCGCCTTTCGGTGCGTGCCGCCCCGTCGCCACCGACACCGGCATCTGAGTCGCGCCTGATTTGCTTCAACAAACCCTATGGCGTGCTCAGCCAGTTCACTCCTGAGGGGCGCTGGCGCGGGCTCCAAGATTTCATCGACCTTCCCGGCGTCTACGTGGCAGGCAGACTGGACGCCGACAGCGAAGGCCTGCTGTTACTCACCAACGACGGCAAGCTGCAAGCGCGCATCAGCGACCCGCGCTTCAAGATGGAAAAGACGTACTGGGTGCAGGTAGAAGGCGAACCCGACGATGCAGCCCTCACCGCTCTGCGCCAGGGCGTGATGCTCAACGACGGCATCACCCTGCCAGCACGCGCCCAACGCATCCCGCCGCCAGAAGGCTTGTGGGAACGCGACCCGCCGGTCCGGGTCCGGCAAACCATCCCGACCAGCTGGATTGAGTTGGTGATCCGCGAGGGGCGCAACCGCCAAGTGAGGCGGATGACGGCGGCCGTCGGCTACCCGACCCTGCGATTGATTCGTGCCGCCATCGGCCCCTACCGCTTGCAGGGTCTGCCCCAGGGAACCTGGAAGGATGACTCACCAAGTGCGATGTGA
- a CDS encoding YggT family protein, whose product MLYKIVALLLEVVSGLLTTTALLRLYMQHQRIPLSARSGNPLGRFIFALTDWIVLPLRRVIPALGRWDMASLTAAFLIQLAHFAVLWSLNGFGVTPMSIVVLALLGMVRLSLSGLTAMVLVYAVLSWVQTQSFLSELLDRLVTPLLAPIRKVLPLVGGVDLSPLVLLVVLQIFTIVLGDVQYGLLSAVAG is encoded by the coding sequence ATGCTCTACAAAATCGTTGCCCTGTTGTTGGAAGTCGTATCCGGTTTGTTAACCACAACCGCCCTGTTGCGCCTGTATATGCAGCACCAGCGCATTCCCCTTTCGGCCCGCTCGGGTAACCCTTTGGGACGATTTATTTTTGCCTTGACGGACTGGATCGTGTTGCCCTTGCGCCGGGTGATCCCCGCCCTGGGCCGGTGGGACATGGCCAGCCTGACGGCTGCATTTTTGATTCAGCTGGCCCACTTCGCTGTTCTGTGGTCCTTGAATGGCTTTGGCGTCACGCCCATGTCTATCGTCGTGCTGGCCCTGTTGGGGATGGTGCGTTTGAGCCTGTCCGGCCTGACAGCCATGGTGCTGGTCTATGCGGTGTTGAGTTGGGTGCAGACCCAGTCCTTTTTGTCCGAGCTCCTGGATCGTTTGGTGACGCCTTTGCTGGCGCCCATCCGAAAGGTGTTGCCCTTGGTGGGCGGAGTGGATTTGTCGCCGCTGGTGCTGCTGGTGGTGCTGCAGATATTCACCATCGTGCTGGGCGATGTGCAGTATGGGCTGCTCTCTGCAGTGGCCGGATAA
- the lysS gene encoding lysine--tRNA ligase, with protein sequence MSDQNQVAPAPQDENQLIHERREKLKVLREQQAAGQGVAFPNDFQPAHKAEELFGAYNDKTTEELAALGATAKVAGRMMLKRVMGKASFCTLQDSSFGPSGGRIQLYVRGEDVGVDLYAAFKHWDLGDIVAAEGTLFKTKTGELSIHATRIRLLTKSLRPMPDKFHGMADQEVKYRQRYVDLMTDVETRKRFVARSKAVSALREFMVNHDFMEVETPMLHPIPGGANAKPFRTHHNALDQEMFLRIAPELYLKRLIVGGFDRVFEINRSYRNEGISVRHNPEFTMMEFYAAYWNYQDLMDYTEKLIRDAARKATGGLRLSYAGKPVDLEQPFERLTIVEAIQKYTDAGDNVFDATWLTNAVKKLGLTEAKNRLEGRSLASLQVLYFEETVEEKLWNPTFIMEHPTEISPLARANDDRPEVTERFELYITGREFGNGFSELNDAEDQAARFQAQVAAKDSGDDEAMHFDHDFVRALEYGMPPTGGCGIGIDRLMMLLTDSASIRDVILFPALRREV encoded by the coding sequence ATGTCTGACCAAAACCAAGTTGCTCCCGCACCGCAAGACGAAAACCAGTTGATCCACGAGCGCCGCGAAAAGCTCAAGGTACTGCGTGAACAGCAGGCCGCTGGTCAAGGTGTGGCCTTCCCGAACGACTTCCAACCCGCGCACAAAGCTGAAGAACTGTTCGGTGCCTACAACGACAAGACCACCGAAGAACTGGCCGCCTTGGGTGCCACTGCCAAGGTCGCCGGCCGCATGATGCTCAAGCGGGTCATGGGCAAAGCCAGCTTCTGTACCCTGCAGGACTCTTCCTTCGGCCCCAGTGGTGGCCGCATCCAGCTATATGTGCGCGGTGAAGACGTGGGTGTGGACCTATACGCCGCCTTCAAGCACTGGGATTTGGGCGATATCGTGGCCGCAGAAGGCACGCTGTTCAAAACCAAGACCGGTGAGCTGTCCATCCATGCGACCCGCATCCGCCTGCTCACCAAGAGCCTGCGCCCCATGCCCGACAAGTTCCACGGCATGGCGGATCAGGAAGTGAAGTACCGCCAGCGCTATGTGGACCTGATGACCGATGTGGAAACCCGCAAGCGCTTCGTAGCGCGCAGTAAAGCGGTCAGCGCATTGCGCGAGTTCATGGTCAACCACGACTTTATGGAAGTCGAAACGCCCATGCTGCACCCCATTCCCGGTGGTGCCAACGCCAAGCCGTTCAGGACCCACCACAACGCGCTGGACCAGGAAATGTTCTTGCGCATTGCGCCCGAGCTGTACCTCAAGCGCCTGATCGTCGGTGGCTTTGACCGCGTGTTCGAAATCAACCGCAGCTACCGCAACGAAGGTATCTCGGTGCGCCACAACCCCGAGTTCACCATGATGGAGTTCTACGCGGCCTACTGGAACTACCAAGACCTGATGGACTACACCGAGAAGCTGATCCGCGACGCAGCCCGGAAGGCCACTGGCGGCTTGCGACTCAGCTATGCCGGCAAGCCTGTGGACTTGGAGCAGCCGTTTGAACGCCTGACCATCGTGGAAGCCATCCAGAAGTACACCGACGCTGGCGACAACGTGTTTGACGCTACCTGGCTGACCAATGCCGTCAAAAAGCTGGGCCTGACTGAAGCTAAGAACCGTTTGGAAGGCCGCAGCCTGGCCAGCCTGCAGGTGCTGTACTTTGAAGAAACCGTGGAGGAGAAGCTGTGGAACCCCACCTTCATCATGGAGCACCCCACCGAAATCTCGCCGCTGGCGCGCGCCAACGATGACCGCCCTGAAGTGACCGAGCGCTTTGAGCTCTACATCACGGGCCGCGAGTTCGGCAACGGCTTCAGCGAGCTGAACGACGCCGAAGACCAGGCCGCCCGCTTCCAAGCCCAAGTGGCCGCCAAAGACAGCGGCGACGACGAGGCCATGCACTTCGACCACGACTTTGTGCGCGCACTGGAATACGGCATGCCCCCCACCGGCGGCTGCGGTATCGGCATCGACCGCCTGATGATGTTGCTGACCGACAGCGCCAGCATCCGCGATGTGATCCTATTCCCCGCGCTGCGCCGCGAAGTGTGA
- a CDS encoding YgjP-like metallopeptidase domain-containing protein produces MKLVAAPALRYLNGYPADTLAQVQHMLAEGRVGDWLTRRHPQAHGVRTDKVLYDYVQDIKSDYLRSTEPLSKVAFDSKLHVVKNALGTHTTVSRVQGSKLKSKREIRVASLFKDTPEPFLKMIVVHELAHLREREHDKAFYQLCTHMEPAYHQLEFEVRIYLTHLEATGERLWAAAD; encoded by the coding sequence ATGAAATTGGTAGCAGCGCCTGCGCTGCGCTACCTGAATGGCTACCCTGCGGACACCTTGGCCCAGGTGCAGCACATGCTGGCCGAGGGCCGGGTGGGTGACTGGCTCACCCGCCGCCACCCGCAAGCGCACGGGGTGCGGACCGACAAAGTGCTGTACGACTATGTGCAGGACATCAAGTCAGACTATCTGCGCAGCACCGAGCCCCTGAGCAAAGTAGCGTTCGACAGCAAGCTGCATGTCGTCAAAAACGCGCTGGGCACGCACACCACGGTGTCGCGCGTACAGGGCAGCAAGCTCAAAAGTAAACGCGAAATCCGGGTGGCCAGCCTGTTCAAGGACACGCCGGAGCCCTTTCTCAAAATGATTGTGGTGCACGAGTTGGCCCACCTGCGCGAGCGTGAGCACGACAAGGCCTTCTACCAACTCTGCACCCACATGGAGCCGGCGTACCACCAACTGGAGTTCGAGGTGCGCATCTACCTCACGCATCTGGAAGCAACTGGCGAACGCCTGTGGGCGGCAGCTGACTAA
- the trpB gene encoding tryptophan synthase subunit beta, whose amino-acid sequence MFDYQQPDAKGHFGRYGGSFVSETLTHAINELKDAYAKYQHDPEFLAEFKSELAHFVGRPSPVYHAARMSREMGGAQIFLKREDLNHTGAHKVNNTIGQAMLAKRMGKPRVIAETGAGQHGVATATICARYGLECVVYMGSEDVKRQSPNVYRMKLLGATVVPVESGSKTLKDALNEAMRDWVANVDNTFYIIGTVAGPHPYPMMVRDFQSVIGNECLVQMPEMLAAAGCKTEQPDAVIACVGGGSNAMGIFHPYIQHDQTRLIGVEAAGEGLESGKHSASIQKGSPGVLHGNRTYVLQDDNGQVTETHSVSAGLDYPGVGPEHAFLADIGRAEYVGITDKEALDAFHYLCRTEGIIPALESSHAVAYAMKLAKTMRPDQSILVNLSGRGDKDIGTVADLSNADFYCRPSCRGQAVKGGEQPVQMFKAGGAA is encoded by the coding sequence ATGTTCGATTACCAACAACCCGACGCCAAAGGCCACTTCGGCAGATACGGCGGCAGCTTCGTCTCGGAGACATTGACCCACGCCATCAACGAGCTCAAAGACGCGTACGCCAAGTACCAGCACGACCCCGAGTTCCTGGCGGAATTCAAGTCAGAGCTCGCGCACTTCGTCGGCCGCCCTTCCCCCGTGTACCACGCGGCCCGCATGAGCCGTGAAATGGGCGGTGCACAAATTTTCCTGAAGCGCGAAGACCTGAACCACACCGGTGCCCACAAGGTCAACAACACCATCGGCCAGGCCATGCTCGCCAAGCGCATGGGCAAGCCCCGCGTGATTGCCGAAACCGGCGCCGGCCAGCACGGCGTGGCCACCGCCACCATCTGCGCCCGCTATGGTCTGGAATGCGTGGTCTACATGGGCAGCGAAGACGTGAAACGCCAAAGCCCCAACGTCTACCGCATGAAGCTGCTGGGAGCCACCGTGGTGCCCGTGGAAAGCGGCAGCAAGACCCTGAAAGACGCGCTCAACGAAGCCATGCGCGACTGGGTCGCCAATGTGGACAACACCTTCTACATCATCGGCACCGTGGCCGGTCCGCATCCCTATCCCATGATGGTCCGCGACTTCCAGAGCGTGATCGGCAATGAATGTTTGGTGCAAATGCCCGAAATGCTGGCCGCTGCCGGTTGCAAGACCGAGCAACCCGACGCGGTGATTGCCTGCGTAGGCGGTGGGTCCAACGCCATGGGCATCTTCCACCCCTACATCCAACACGACCAAACCCGCCTGATCGGCGTGGAAGCGGCGGGCGAAGGCCTGGAGAGCGGCAAGCACTCCGCGTCCATCCAGAAGGGCAGCCCCGGCGTACTACACGGCAACCGCACTTATGTGCTGCAAGACGACAACGGCCAAGTCACCGAGACCCACAGTGTGAGCGCGGGTCTGGATTACCCTGGCGTGGGCCCTGAGCATGCGTTCCTGGCCGACATCGGCCGCGCGGAATACGTGGGCATCACCGACAAGGAAGCGCTGGACGCCTTCCACTACCTGTGCCGCACCGAAGGCATCATCCCCGCACTGGAATCCAGCCATGCCGTCGCCTACGCCATGAAGCTGGCCAAAACCATGCGCCCTGACCAGAGCATCCTGGTGAACCTGTCTGGCCGTGGCGACAAAGACATCGGCACCGTCGCTGACCTGAGCAATGCCGACTTCTACTGCCGCCCCAGCTGCCGGGGGCAGGCGGTCAAAGGCGGTGAACAGCCCGTGCAGATGTTCAAAGCAGGAGGTGCAGCATGA
- the trpA gene encoding tryptophan synthase subunit alpha has product MSRIAATFTSLKAQGRKALIPFVTAGYPYADVTPELMHAMVAGGADVIELGVPFSDPSADGPVIQKAGNKALAFGIGMVQVIAMVREFRKANSTTPVVLMGYANPVERYDQKFAREGVASAFVKDASEAGVDGVLIVDYPPEECEAFAADLRAHHMDLIFLLAPTSTDERMQQVARVASGYVYYVSLKGVTGSGALDTNAVEAMLPRIRQHISTPVGVGFGIRDAATAKTISKVADAVVIGSKIIQLLEDQPREQVANTAQNFLREIRLALD; this is encoded by the coding sequence ATGAGCCGTATCGCCGCCACCTTTACGAGCTTGAAAGCCCAAGGCCGCAAGGCGCTCATTCCCTTCGTCACCGCCGGCTACCCCTATGCCGACGTTACGCCCGAGCTGATGCACGCCATGGTGGCGGGCGGTGCGGATGTGATCGAGCTGGGCGTGCCCTTCTCAGACCCCAGCGCCGACGGCCCCGTCATTCAGAAGGCGGGCAACAAGGCTTTGGCTTTTGGCATCGGTATGGTGCAGGTCATCGCCATGGTGCGCGAGTTCCGCAAAGCCAACAGCACCACTCCCGTGGTGCTCATGGGCTATGCCAACCCGGTGGAGCGCTATGACCAGAAGTTCGCCCGAGAAGGTGTCGCCAGCGCCTTTGTGAAAGACGCGTCTGAAGCGGGCGTGGACGGCGTGCTGATCGTGGACTACCCGCCCGAAGAATGCGAGGCCTTTGCTGCCGACTTGCGGGCCCACCACATGGACCTGATTTTCCTCTTGGCGCCTACCAGCACCGACGAGCGTATGCAGCAAGTGGCCCGCGTGGCCAGTGGCTATGTGTACTACGTGTCGCTCAAGGGCGTGACCGGCTCCGGCGCCTTGGACACCAATGCGGTGGAAGCCATGCTGCCCCGCATCCGCCAGCACATCAGCACCCCGGTGGGCGTGGGCTTCGGCATCCGCGATGCGGCGACGGCCAAAACCATCTCCAAGGTGGCGGACGCGGTGGTCATCGGCAGCAAAATCATCCAACTGCTGGAAGACCAGCCGCGTGAGCAGGTGGCCAACACTGCACAAAACTTTCTACGAGAAATTCGGTTAGCGCTGGACTGA